CTAACAAAGTTAGGGTCCCTTTGCTACTCATTAAACCTCTTTTTCAATGCAAACAACAACTTCCATACCTAACGCTTGATTAAgagcttttaaaaaaataataataataaagaaccTTTCTTATTGAGAGAAACGATAGTATACTAAACCCACAAACACTACACGAATGCTAAAGACTGGAACTCAAAATCTTAGCAAGTTATTGGGCTTGGGATTCTTCAAAAGGCTGTATGGTTGTGGGACTCAAAGAGGCCCACTATGTTAGGATCCAACGGAAAACAGATACTGGATTTTATCCGCATGTTTCTTGCCCTGATTTAAACGAATTTCAGAATTTAACGACTAAATTATAGGGGCACCCACAGAGGTGCGCCCCTCCAAAAATGTGCGTATGCCATTTAAAGCGACGAGCACACGGTATTCTTTAGTAAAAGGCGAAAGAATAGTTCGCGTTGTGCTCGACGCATGACTCCGTGATTTGGACCTTCACATGCTGCTTTGCTTTATTCTACAGAGACTGCCTAATTCTTGCTCTCTTGTCGATGTGGGAGTCGTAGCGCTATCGCTCGTGGCTCTCTCATACTTGTACTTCAAATATCAACATTTTTTATATGGAGAAGTAATTTCAACTTTGGGCTTAAACACTTGGGATTCAAAGCCCATACTTCCTAGTGGTTCACTTTACTTTCATAGATAAGCATTTCAGGGAAAATAGGAGAGCGACCAAATTATTGTGGTTTCAGTTCACCGCTCCATGACTTCCACATGTATGTCTGAACTTATTTTACATCAAGGAAAACGTCTGGAATTTTTGGCTGTTGATAGAGCCATATAAAGAAGCTGTAAGGACATTAGTAGGTGTGAAATTTATTCATCTTTACCATCGAACTTAATGTCCCTTCTTTCCTATATTTTTTTCCTCACAATTTTATGTGGTTGTCTTCGATTTTGTTCAAAGCATTGTTAGTAGTGAAAATGacaaacacaacaaaattGTGAATAATTGTGAGTTGTTGATGCATTGTGAATCATAGTCGCTCATGTAGACCACTTTTGccgacaaagaaaaaattgtaatttcatatGATGTCAAATGTCGTGTATCACCTGGTCTTGTATCCCCTCTCAGAttaatttttcctttgttATGATGTCAAATATCGTGTATCACCACCTCATCTTGTATCCCCTcagattttcaatttttcaccAGAACCCCTCTGAGAGGTTTAAGATATTAGAATAAAAATAGGTAAAAATAAAGTAATCGaataaaaacattttaatTGAATTGTAAGGGTCACCTACAGAGGTGCACCCATCAAAAAACAGGCGTACGCCATTTAAAGCGACGAGCACACGGTATTCTTTAGTAAAAGGCGAAAGAACAGTTCGCTTTGTGCTCAACGCATGGCTCCGTATTTTGAGCCTTCACATGCTGCTTTGCTTTATTCTACAGTGACTACCTACTTCTTGCTCTCTTGTCGATGTGGGAGCTGTAGCGCTATCGCTCAAGGCGCACGCTCTCATACTTGGAGAAGCAATTTCAACTTTGGGCTTAAACACTTCGGATTCAAAGCAAAGGGTGGTTTACTTTGCTTGCATAGATATGTCTTTGAAAGAAGATAGAAGACCGACAAATTATTGTGGCTTTATTCCACCACTCCATGACTTTCCTCCACAGATATGTATGAATTTATTGTACATCAAGAAAAAGGTAAGGAATATTTGGTTGTTGATTCCGAAGTGTTTAAGCCATAAGGGCTTCACGGACATTAGAAACTGTAAATTTGATTCCTCTTGACCATCGAACTTAAGATCCCTTTTTTCCTGGACTTTTTCCTCAAAATTTGGGTGGTTGCCTTGGATATTAAAACTAATCTTTTACCAGTTGGTTGTGTTCCTTCGTCGAACATGAATCTATTGTTGTTCAAAGTAGTGTTGGGTACAATTTACAACAAAGTTGTGAATAATTGTATACGCTGTGGGTCAGTAGCGCATGTCAGTCACACATGCGCGAGTAGAATGATACTAACTAAATCTTAGGGCCCGTCTGGTAATGTTTTCAGAGAGCATTTTTAGAGAATAAAAACGCGTCTGGTAACTTAGTTGAAAACTATTTTCAGAGAATAAAAACAGTGAAAACGCATCTGACAGTAATATgtaaaaatgacaaaaacaatgaatatgtatgtaactttaattaaaatgcattatgttttttttaatacaacaTTATGTAATCAATATGTGagtttcaaaaacaaaacaaaatagtacgtatattattttttaagcatCTTAAAGaatatcatttaaaaaatagaataaaattatatattataaaactagaattatctttataaaaaaaattgaaacctcAACCCAACCTTCGCTTTCACTCTCTGCAAACCCACCCCAATTCTAtcattcctctctctctctctctctctctctctctctctctctctctctctctctctccaaaattgAAGAATCAGACCAACCCCCTTTTTTTCCACTTTCTCTTCATGCTGCTGCaccctctctctgtctctctctcactgCAACCTCACCTTCCAATAGCTTCTCAgctcattttccttttcttggaCTGAAAATTGATTCGGCAATTAGTTGTTCAACGATGGTAGTTCAATTCAATTGCGTAGAGATTTTGTTGGGTTCAATTGAGTGGCAGTGATGTCAATCTGGTTCGATGGGGCAGTGGTGATTTTGATTGGGTGATGTTGGTGGTTCAAGCTCTGTGTGTGATTCTCTGTTGGCAGCGTTTGACGGTGGTTTTGGTCTGATGGGGAGAGAAGCAGCGTGTTTTCAGTGTTGTTTCCTGTGAGAATGAAAATagcttttttctgttttctacGAGTAGACGTggaattgtttttgttttcataaaacgtTCTctgtgttttctgtttttgcccacTGAAcaggttttttgtttgtttttgttctctcaaaatgaaaatgggcTCTCAAAACATAAACGAACAGGGCCTTATATTTTTAAGAGCACTTCTGCCAACATAAAAAATGATGTGATTTGATATGATGTCAAGCTATACAAAACTTAGGCAACAATATTGTCCTGCATAGTAAAATGCAATATTCCAAGCTATGCATCATTCTCATAATCAATGTCTAAAATATCGAGGGTTTTAGAAATATCGGAGGTCCAAAAACACTGAAATATTGGAAAAGTATCAATATCGGTAAAAATTGAATACAAACcacgaaaagaaaaacttggaaattttgattgaaactttagagaatgtttatttagtcaaatatctattattttatcacaaaaaattggaaggaaatgcattacTTTGTGGGTTTGActtgatttaagttgattatatagcgcACTGACAAACACCGTGagtttagaaaatatgtagtaattaatgaaagaaaatttaacataccataatcatttatttttaatgatttaCTAAAATATTTTCCCCTTTATATATTGCATGGTAacatacatgagtgacttagtaccacatagagttcctatgaggttcaaatttttcactatcttcattaTCTCTAGTTATGTGCAGAGTATATGTACTGTGAAGAGTAGCcatcaaataataaattcccaaaatagttttgcatatAATTGTTAACATGTCATCCATATGGATTTGAGAATGGTTGACGTTTCCCATaaacaaaatcatttgaagattGGGTCTCGATTCTTTCTATGAGCCGCTCGATTCCATCCCAAAAGGCATGAGATATGAAGAGTAAGAAAATGGTTGGTTTTGTGTATAACAAACAAAGTCATCAACAGTGTGGTGGATAAGGCGTTGGAGGAAGAATGGAAGTGGCAAATGTTCAAATCCCCATGTGCGCACGCGTATAAgccttttcattatttttttctattctATGTCCATATCACGATATTACCGTGATACACTGACCAAATGCTGATGGTAATTGAAGGATATTATTGAAGTCGAAATTTTCCtaatattatcgatatttataTGATAAGTACACGAAGGGCTTGGATGTATTATGCCCCAGCCCAAAAGCTTTGTTATGTTAATCATATAACTgggttttttctctttaaaacaGTGTGTTACAACAACTGACCACAGAAGAATATGTTGTGGAGGTAGAGTTACTAGATCTAGatgaatctttcatttttgGGTGCTATGAGATCGTGTGGGATGCTGGAAGTGATGTAGACTTTTTTGGCTGGGTAAATGTTGAGGGTAAGGCCCTCTCACTTATGGTGCTTCTAGTTTCATGTTGAAGCAGAATATGTTGTTCTCATGATCTCTTTGATGCAATGGTGGTGCAAGGACTCTTCTTGATCATCTATCTATTAACTTTCAATAAGTTGGGCTTCATTTGTAATATTTATCCCTCAATATCTTGTTGGAagtatttttctaaatttattGTATGTAAGAACCTCTGTTTGGGATGTATTCTTCTTGTACATCTCTTTTATTTACCcctatattaataaaattctgCTTGtttaaaaaacacacacacgcaAGTGCACCAAAAAAGGACAAGGATTTACAAGAATATTTAATGATGTTTCAGTTCCAACTAACATGAAAGTTTGGCCTAAAAGtttatacaaaaatattttgcaGTTCATCTTGTAGGGGCTGGTCAAAGCAATTAGTACAATTATTTTAATCTGTTCGCGATCAAAGGGTAAAAATATCCACTTCAAATGTAACTTTTACTTGAATTATAAGGGGCACCCACAGAGGTGCGCCCCTCCAAAAATAGGCGTATGCCATTTAAAGCGACGAGAACACGGTATTCTTTAGTAAAAGGCGAAAGAATAGTTCGCTATGTGCTCAATGCATGGCTCCGTGACTTTGGCAATGAGAGACTGTTTTCCTATGTACGAACTACCATACATTGTTTTAGCTCCGCATGTCGATGTGGGACTTATAGTGCCTTGTGCTTTTGACTTATATTGCGGTCAACATACTAAAACTTAACTCAGCAAAGACCATACCAGCGTTTCAGGATCCCCCTTTGATTCAGGCCATTCCTCCACAGCTCTGTTGGTGTATTCTCAGCATCATGACGactcattttcttttgctctaCTTTCAAGTTCATCTCCTTCTCTTTGATGCCCTCTAGTTTGATTTgcatttctttatatttttactCTTCAAACTTTGCTCATATCTAGTTTGATTAGCCCCATTTCAGTTCCTAGCCAAGTTTCAAGAAGAACCCATTGCCAGAAAACTCTTATTTTgctctttttccatttttgatATTTCAATTGTTGTGAGCGTTTGCTTTCCGTCGTCTTCATCAGGCtgctgttgttttgttttgtttttttggttaatcgttttattagttcCTGAATTTAGATCCGATTTGCATTTaagtacctcaatttccaaaatgatATCCatggtccttcaacttcatTTTCGTTAAGACAAATGGTCAtgttgtcaattttgttaacttttttgttaaatacaGGGGtaaaatagtatttttatatattttaaattttaaattaattaaaatatgaataaaatatttaagaaaacaaaaaaatggtaattatatatatatttttaagctttggtgaaataaatatcaataaaatatttaaattcaattaaaacctatcaaataaaaatcaaaataaacaaaatttcaatccCTCTCTCCTTCCAGTCCAGCCCAGAATCTCTGCAACTCCAGCTCTCCCTCAATTCCCATCTCTGCAACTCCAGCTCATCTCATCTTTGCAATATACCCTTTAAACCCCAAACCCAGCGAGTCAGACCTCCACCTAAACCTCAACCTCAACCTCAACCTCAATCTCGCACCAAATCAGTCCTAGACTCCCATCACCCAACCCCCATCCACCTGGACATGTATCAAAACGTCGTCTTGTTGGACAACGACGGCGGCCTAATCAAAGTTGGACTCGGCGGCGAGCGCGATCCCTCAGCCACAATCCCCAACTGCGGTACGCCATCGACCGCGGCTACCTAATTAACCCGGATCTCTCAAGGAATGCCAGCAGTTGCTGCCGCCCTTTTGGCTGCACCACTCTCAAAGTGCCGCATCACAATAATATTAGAGTAACCCTCAACAGTTCTTATAGTGTCTGGAAATCAAGTGCCCATATTATATTACAACCAAATTgtagcagagagagaaagagagaaaggtgGTGGAAGCGGGGATGATGAGATGGGGGTGGGGGAATTGGAATGGGGTCGGGAATGATGAGATTTTTTGGGGTCGGTGGGTCGGGGACGATGATTGATTTTGATCTCATTACTCATATCACTACCACCAGCATTTCCTGCATCCGGCTGCTCCAATTCTTTCGTCAAATCctccatcatcttctttaaaGTTGCTTTACTCATCTGCCCTGCCTCACCAGTTGAAATTCCAACCATCCTAATCTTAGGAAGGTTCGAATTTTGCTGTGAACTCAGCTCTACGCATTCCTTTGACAACTCTTCAGTTTGGTCCTTTTGCTTCAACAAGAGATGACTAAACCAATCTCCAAAAGGGAACCAGAGATCTAAGAGATCTAATTTGTTCCTTTATTGGTCTGAATATCATCATTTAATTTAACCTCTGAAGTGCTACAGTGTAGAGAATCTTTATTATCATTTACTgctgaattttttgttttgtgttggtttttaatttaatttaattttattgttattttaaagatataattttttatttattttttaggttttaatacaaaaatatcatGTTACTCCtgtatttaccaaaaaagtTATCAAAATTGACGATAGGACTATTTGTCTTAACGAAAATGAAGTTAAAAGACCATGAGtaccattttggaaattgagatactcaaatgcaaatcgagtCTAAATTGAAGGACTAAGAAAACAattaaccctttttttttcatgaccCTGTTGTTTTACTGCTACACACACATTGTTTAGGCTCCGAAAATGTATTGAATGAGTTGGCCAATGCCATCCTTACCATCAGAAGGTAAATCAGTAAAAGCGCACATAACATGCAATAAACAAAGCACTTCTAAAATAAATCACActgtttttaaagaaatttacAAGACAATAATGTATGAACAAATCAGTGCTTGACattaattttggttttggaagaGGTATGGCAACTTGGCAAGTGTAGATATGGAGTATCACTCCCTCTCAATGATTTGAATACTTGTCTAAAATCTTATCTCCAATTAATGCTCAGTCATGGCTTGCCATACTGTTTATTATTGGTTTGTCCTCTGTCTGACTATATTTACTTGTTCATCAAAATGAGTACCTATTATTTGAGCccctttctttaaaaaaaaattcagaaccCCTCTTCTATgatctctcacacacacagcAAGGATCATGGaattcttcatggcaatgtgTTTGCTTGCTCTTTTCTTTGACTTGTCCTGGCTCTGTAAGTGTGTTCTCTGAAGGAGAGACCAATCGTGCTATCTGCTGGCCTATGAGTGCTACAAGGCCCCAGAGGACATGAAGCTCCACACTAATTCATGCGTAAAAATTGTTCTGCGGAACAAGAATCTGGGATTTGAGGAATTCAGGTTTCTCTTGAAAACTGTTGTCAATTCCGGGATTAGTGAGTGTGGGAACCAAATTCTAGCAAAACCCTACgtcaaatatttccttccatttggggattatttgacctaattgggagttacctgATTTAATTgtgattgatttgatttctatcttaattagggatttaatttaaatcaaatccctaattaagtCAATCTCGCCAAATCAGGaaagaataatttatttcCATCTGCataattattcctctgaaacacTAGCTTTTGATGCCTCTATAAATAGATGGTTATgcacaagggttgaggtatGTCTAAAATTCTACCTGAAACTCTTTAGAAATTCCCTCACAAACCCTAGTCGCCACACTCTTTCTCCCTCTTACACAAGGCTCCAGCCACCACACAGGGCCCCCGCTAGCCGGTTCATaccatacatacaactccgtCCCCTTTTAGTTAGCTATTAGTTTTTTACAAATTcttgaactaacttaggcattgaAGGGCCTTGGGGCAACACCTCCCAGATGTAGTCCTCTTATTTCGATCCATTTTGCATGGAGAAAGAGATGCAGAAGAAAACggaatcaatcaatcaaatatTCTCATAGGACGAAAAtccaaaataatttattaacaaattaataaactacAACActtcatttaatttattaacaaATGACCAGACGGCCAATAAGTTAAAACtcaaataatttaaactacAACTATAGGGGCACCCACAGAGGTGCGCCCCTCCAAAAATAGGCGTATGCCATTTGAAGCGACGCGCACACGGTATTCTTTAGTAAAAGGCGAAAGAATAGTTCGCTTTGTGCTCGACGCATGGCTCCGTAAATTATTAATGAATCAGCTGCTTTATTTTATAAGCGAGAAACTACTTGTTCTTGCTCCTTCTGCCGATGTGGGAGAAAAGTTCCCACACCTCAAAGACTTTTCATATAATAGTTCGACGGCCAACTTAGAAGAACTTAGCTTAGCATATGCAGAGGAGATTACCCTTATCTGCCACACTTATTATTTCCTCTAGTCCTTCATCTTCAACCGCAGCATGCCTCTGCTCATCTTAGTTATTCCCATCCAATCCCAATGACCCAAAGCTCTGAGTTTGCTAGTTCCTTTGTGAATTTCGTATCTTAcatgaaataaattaaaccCTGGTTGAGGCTCAGTCTGTGTACGAGAATTGTGTAGGAGACTCAGTCTGTGTATAATTGTGATGAAGTCCTGGTTGAGGCTTGGTGGATTAAATGAGTGTTCATTTCAAAATGTGAATTTGACAACCACAGATTGACAAAAAGTTCCGGTCTCTTCAGTTTAatgcttaaaaaataaattatttttcaggGATACAGTGTATCTGGCTAAAGGCCTAATTTGACCACTACTGTCTATGAATTTGACTTAACTTTGCTCCCCCGGAAAACCAGTAGACAGGTGATTTATTACTCTTGTTGGCCAATTTATTACTTTGATGGTCAAGCTCAAGACAGCATTGGCTAACTTTCGTCTGAGCCAACACATGGGGAGAAAAGACTTTTAATTCAGAATTTATTGTGTATCAGACATGGCAGTGATACAATCAAATATTGGTGAACAACACtgcaatgaaaataaattgcCCAAGAATCATTCTTTGTTTGAATTGAATCTTTCATGTAATTTGTTTCCTAGAGATATCAGCCAATTGCCATTTCCAAAACCAGATGCCAAGATAGTGGATGTGAACCTCAGAAGTCACTCTCAGAAAAGAGACATCATATTTATATGTGAAAATGATAAACTTCCAGCGCCTATATGCATACTTTTCATCTCcccctcctttttttcttatcaaGTTAACCATTGATTTGAAGAGTTAGTAAATATTTTAAGCATATGTCAGTGAAGTAATGCCTTGTACTTCTGTTGgagtttgaaaattatataGTAGAACAAGCTTTCTGTTTACTTAAACACAATGAACAAGCTTTCTGTTTCTCTTTTGACACTTAGTTGATGAAACAAAACACTACCCTTTACCTGAGAAACTTCAAACAATCATAAACTTCAACAAATCCATGCGCAATGCAATGCGGAATacaattaaggaaaaagaTGGATACTTTAACAAAACAGCTGAAGTTCAGCAAATAATTGGGAAAAATCAAGCCTAAGAAAGCTTAGATATTCATCATTGAGCCAACCATACTTCTCCATGAATGGATTGACTAAGGTTTTAGGAGGGTAACTCTCTATGCAATCTTTCCAAACATTGGCATCACCCAAGTCCTTGAGCACTTCCCACACAATATTGTTGCACTTAAAACCTGCTCCAAATCCACTCATCAGAATTCTGTTGCCCTTCTTAAGCCTCTGCTTGGCCTCCATATATCCCAAAGCATACCAAAAGCCAGCTGCTGATGTGTTGCCAAACCTGTGAAGTGCCATTCTAGATGGCTCAACATCATAATCACTTAGCCCCAAGCTCTTACCAATCCCATCTATGATTGCTCTTCCACCAGGGTGAATGCAGAAGTGCTCAATCCCGGTCTTAAGATTCAACCCAACTCCCTCATCTGCTTTTGGCTTTTGGCTTTTGGCACTTTTAAGCCTAGATACCGCCAGGTACCTAAGTATTTCTCTCAGTGGAAGCACTTTTGGTACTAGAACTTGGAGGTTCATTGTAAAAGCCAGAGCTGCTGCTTTTGTGAGGTGTTTGGTAAGGCGAAAACCTTGATATCCACTCTCATCTTCTGCCTGTATGCAGCAATCATACGCTTCATCACTTGAGCCAATGTGGGTTCGTACCAAATGCCTTAACTTCAacatggcttggtgctttaGGCCTTTGTTGTTTGTGAACAGCATCGAACACCCTCCCGAGCGGAACAGACAGTTGGTGAGCATCATGGACTTTTCTTTGCCACAGTACCAGTTAGGAGCTATGGATTCTGTGCTTACAACAATTGCATTTGCGTTTTTGTATGACTTGAACAAGTTTTGTACAACATCAATAGCAATGAGACTTGCACTGCATCCCATTCCTGAGAGGTTGAAGGTCTTGATGTCCTCCCTCATCTTGTAACGATTTATTATACGAGATGTTAGAGAGGGTGCAGGGGAGAACATTGACACATTGACAACCAGAATGTCAATTTGTGACGGAGAAATTGAACTAGGCCTGGCAAAAAGCTTGTCAAGTGTGTCAAATATGATACCATCCATCTCACAAAGCTCATCTGCCCGGGTTGGATTTCGGCCTTCAATGATGTTTCGTGGGCAAGATGTTTCTTCACCAATGCCAGAACTGACAATAGTTTTCAAGAGAAACCTGAGTTCTTCCAATCCCAAATTCTTGTTCCGCATGACGATTTTTGCGCTGGAATCACAGTTGAGCTTCATGTCCTCTTTGGCCTTGTAGCACTCATAAGCCAGCATATAGCAGCTCTGGTCTCTCCTTTGGAGAAGTAACTTGCAGAGGCAGaagaaaccaaagaaaagAGTGAGAAGAGACATTGTCATGAAGATCTCCATGGCCCTACAGCTCTCTTTGTTTGTGGGTgtgagagatggagagagatAGAATTGTGAAGTGTTATATGTGAGTTGCATGCAAAACTTCAACAACTATCTTAGTACTTAACCTACACTGCACCCATCTCTTTCTTATAAATCGATGGTGATGAACTAATGCTGCTTGTGATCACTAATGGAAAGACCTCTACTTTTTACCTACAAATATAGCAGGTATTTATTAAGATTAATTTTATGGTTAGGCGATAGGCACAACCATGCAATAAAACGACAAGCCATGACTGAACGAACAGCCTAACTGGTCAGAGTTTCAGTCAAGTTATTGAGAGGGAGTTATGCTTCATATCTACACTAGCCAAGTTGCCATCTCTCCTCTTACAAAAACTTCAACGCTAAAATTAATATCAAACAGTtctaaattctctctctctctctctctctctctctctctctctctctctctctctctctatatatatatatatatatatagtctttTAAATTTCTGTAAAAACAACAGGacttttgaatattttttgttgctgaaatgtttggttttggggttATGTGGGATTTCATTATTGCCCTGCTCAAGAAAATGTAACTTTCCAAGGTGTGAATTATCTTTTATCATCTCACTATTTCTTCCAAGAGacatgaatttgaatttgaagttaCAGCACGAAACTAGCAAGTGGGCTATGTATGTACATTAAGTCTTTGTGTGCGTGTTTACTTTTCGGTTTGTGTGTGCTTTATCTTTGTGTAGCTTGTGTGTTATAATTGCGAAGTTCATCAACAACAAGGTCTTGGAGTGTTTTCGCACAACAGAAATAACTCTCCAATAGAAGACAGTTGCAATGAAGtctctcatatttataatagCACATTCAGTTGGATTTCTTGGGAGTGGGTGCATATTTTCAAGTGCATTCCCATAGAAAACACTATATTTCTCTAGATGGCAAAATGAAATAAGTCTATATATGCTTTCAAGTTGCATCATGTTTGCATTTTCAGGTTCTAATTCTAGGTTGCAGAACTCCAGAATATATTTGAAAACTCATGAGTTCCACTCTAAGATATAAAATCAATAGGCTATGATCAAAATGGCAGATTCGTCTTCCACTAGACTAATGCACCACACTGGTTATTCAGAAACCAAACTGCGCTCAAGGCACTTGCATTGCTTATTTCAACCCACCATCTTAATCAAACCCAGAATACAAATTTAATCAAATTCATGTGTAACTAGGTTTCAAATAAATTGAATTGCTTTATTCTTTGAATGTTGGACTGTTGTCCCACTGGATATTGGAACAGCCATTCTATTACAACATAACTACAGATAAATCAGATGAGATGAAAAAAGTACTTGGAAAATCGGCTGCAAGTGCGGGTCTTCAACTTCCTGAGGTTTATCAGCCTTGAAATTTAGTTGGGTATAATTTGCTACATTCTATTATGGCATAGAAAATATGCCTCCAGCGAACCATGTAGCCTGTGGAATTTTTTAGTTATATTCGTAAATAACTAAGTGCTATATGCTTGTTACCAACAATGGGATCgaaatttgtttgacttgCTGCTATctattttaacaaaaatatcatttgtaAGGGTATTGACTTGTATACCAGTAGTCTCACATATACTTTAGTAGTGTGTGATCACAAAACTCCCCTCCCTTAATATCACTTGTAATATTACgacaaaaaaaag
The Prunus dulcis chromosome 2, ALMONDv2, whole genome shotgun sequence DNA segment above includes these coding regions:
- the LOC117617629 gene encoding 3-ketoacyl-CoA synthase 19-like, which translates into the protein MQLTYNTSQFYLSPSLTPTNKESCRAMEIFMTMSLLTLFFGFFCLCKLLLQRRDQSCYMLAYECYKAKEDMKLNCDSSAKIVMRNKNLGLEELRFLLKTIVSSGIGEETSCPRNIIEGRNPTRADELCEMDGIIFDTLDKLFARPSSISPSQIDILVVNVSMFSPAPSLTSRIINRYKMREDIKTFNLSGMGCSASLIAIDVVQNLFKSYKNANAIVVSTESIAPNWYCGKEKSMMLTNCLFRSGGCSMLFTNNKGLKHQAMLKLRHLVRTHIGSSDEAYDCCIQAEDESGYQGFRLTKHLTKAAALAFTMNLQVLVPKVLPLREILRYLAVSRLKSAKSQKPKADEGVGLNLKTGIEHFCIHPGGRAIIDGIGKSLGLSDYDVEPSRMALHRFGNTSAAGFWYALGYMEAKQRLKKGNRILMSGFGAGFKCNNIVWEVLKDLGDANVWKDCIESYPPKTLVNPFMEKYGWLNDEYLSFLRLDFSQLFAELQLFC